Proteins encoded together in one Chryseobacterium taklimakanense window:
- a CDS encoding DUF2461 domain-containing protein, with translation MSATITKETLSFLKKLEKNNNREWFNENKTLYTAAQQNVLEYVTELLEEMSKFDETFAKLDPRKTLFRIYRDTRFSKDKSPYKTNFGASINSFGKKDGSAGYYLHISPGECFTAAGVYRCDPKKFKDLRKEISVNADEFKSIIQDRNFRNFEFNNEKLSRVPQGFEKDNPMAEYLKMKHLVVSQNIKDEDLMNTESVKFVAENFRKMSKFVDFLNASFG, from the coding sequence ATGTCCGCCACCATCACAAAAGAAACTCTCAGTTTTCTGAAAAAACTTGAAAAGAATAACAACCGCGAATGGTTTAACGAAAACAAAACACTTTACACTGCAGCACAACAGAATGTGTTGGAATACGTGACTGAACTGTTGGAAGAAATGTCAAAATTTGACGAAACCTTCGCGAAACTGGATCCGAGGAAAACGTTGTTCAGAATTTACCGCGACACAAGATTTTCTAAAGACAAATCACCTTACAAAACCAATTTCGGCGCATCGATCAATAGTTTCGGAAAAAAAGACGGCAGTGCGGGTTATTACCTGCACATATCGCCTGGAGAATGTTTTACTGCAGCTGGAGTTTACAGGTGCGATCCGAAAAAATTTAAAGACCTTCGCAAGGAGATTTCCGTCAATGCAGACGAATTTAAATCAATAATTCAGGATAGGAACTTCAGGAATTTTGAATTCAATAATGAAAAACTTTCGCGTGTGCCACAGGGTTTTGAGAAAGACAACCCCATGGCAGAGTATCTAAAAATGAAACATCTGGTGGTATCACAAAACATCAAAGATGAAGATTTAATGAACACAGAATCGGTAAAATTTGTTGCAGAAAACTTCAGGAAAATGTCAAAGTTTGTAGATTTTCTGAATGCTTCTTTCGGGTAA
- a CDS encoding DEAD/DEAH box helicase: protein MNLFTETNLSPEILKAVGDLGFVSPTEIQKQTIPFISSDIRDLIALAQTGTGKTAAFSLPILDMIDDGSRKIQLLVLCPTRELCLQITKDIKNYSKYLPNIKTTAVYGGSSIMEQIRSLKEKPQIIVGTPGRVIDLINRKALDFSEIHWLVLDEADEMLSMGFKDDLETILSETPETKQTFLFSATMNKEVERISKNYLTKPHRISVGSINEVKKNISHEFYVVGYRQKKEALKRLIDANPNQYSIIFCRTRMETQEIADFLMQNGYAADALHGDLSQAQRDTVMKKFRLKNIDILVATDVAARGLDVNSLTHVIHYSLPDDPEVFVHRSGRTGRAGKDGISMALIKPEETRKLKQIKSVTKIDITEKQIPTGDEIIKAQVEGVFERLFTEHEDFFTFDDALIPDLSEFSKEELVHKLLQLQLRDLSMFYKDKKDLAAHKLSDERDVPSSRSERRRDERDGRRGDRDGGRDRGGKPRRKNDNMTRFFFNLGKRDNLKKVDMLDIINKATKKARKRPDIGDIEILEKFSFFEVEKDFTNEILNNLSSMKFKGKEMRAEEAN from the coding sequence ATGAATTTATTTACGGAGACCAACTTAAGTCCTGAAATCTTGAAGGCAGTTGGCGATTTGGGCTTTGTGAGCCCTACAGAAATCCAAAAACAGACTATTCCTTTTATCTCTTCAGATATTCGCGATCTCATCGCACTTGCGCAGACAGGAACAGGCAAAACAGCAGCATTTTCGCTTCCGATTTTGGATATGATTGACGACGGGAGTCGCAAAATCCAATTATTGGTGCTGTGTCCTACACGAGAACTGTGTCTGCAGATTACCAAAGACATTAAAAATTATTCGAAATACCTTCCAAACATCAAAACCACAGCGGTGTATGGTGGAAGCAGCATTATGGAACAGATCCGTTCCCTTAAGGAAAAACCACAGATTATTGTGGGAACTCCGGGACGTGTCATCGACCTGATTAACAGAAAAGCGCTTGATTTTTCTGAAATTCACTGGCTGGTTTTGGATGAGGCGGATGAAATGCTTTCCATGGGCTTCAAAGACGATTTGGAAACCATTTTAAGCGAAACACCGGAAACGAAACAAACCTTTCTTTTCTCGGCAACGATGAATAAAGAGGTGGAAAGAATCTCAAAAAATTACCTTACCAAACCGCACAGAATTTCTGTGGGTTCTATCAATGAGGTGAAGAAAAATATTTCCCACGAATTTTATGTGGTAGGTTACAGGCAGAAAAAAGAAGCATTGAAAAGATTAATCGATGCCAATCCGAACCAGTATTCCATCATTTTTTGCCGTACCAGAATGGAAACTCAGGAAATTGCAGATTTCCTGATGCAGAACGGGTATGCGGCGGATGCGCTTCACGGCGATTTGTCGCAGGCGCAAAGAGATACGGTAATGAAGAAATTCAGGCTGAAAAATATTGATATTCTGGTAGCGACTGACGTTGCGGCGAGAGGTTTGGATGTCAATTCGCTTACTCACGTCATACATTATTCATTGCCTGATGACCCGGAAGTTTTCGTTCACCGGAGCGGGAGAACCGGTAGAGCAGGGAAAGACGGTATCTCTATGGCTTTGATTAAACCTGAAGAAACCAGGAAACTGAAACAGATCAAGTCCGTCACGAAGATTGATATTACTGAAAAGCAAATCCCGACTGGTGATGAAATCATCAAAGCCCAGGTAGAAGGTGTCTTTGAAAGATTATTTACCGAGCATGAGGACTTCTTTACATTTGATGACGCTTTGATTCCGGATTTATCAGAATTTTCAAAAGAAGAACTGGTTCACAAGTTACTTCAGTTGCAGTTGAGAGATCTTTCAATGTTCTACAAAGACAAAAAAGATTTGGCAGCCCATAAACTTTCAGACGAAAGAGATGTGCCGTCAAGCAGAAGTGAACGCAGGCGAGATGAAAGGGACGGAAGACGTGGCGACCGTGATGGCGGCAGAGACCGCGGCGGAAAACCAAGGCGCAAAAATGATAATATGACGCGTTTCTTCTTCAATCTTGGTAAGAGAGACAACCTGAAAAAAGTTGATATGCTCGACATCATCAACAAAGCAACCAAGAAAGCCAGAAAACGCCCCGATATCGGCGATATAGAAATCCTGGAAAAATTCTCATTCTTCGAAGTTGAAAAAGACTTTACAAATGAAATCCTGAACAATTTGAGTTCCATGAAATTCAAAGGAAAGGAAATGAGAGCTGAAGAAGCTAACTAA
- a CDS encoding DUF47 domain-containing protein, producing MGIGNIFKAFQPKDKVFFVLFEEVASNLVKMSKEFHEGLIDFDLNDDTLLKKMSDYEHKMDDLTHEIFVQLGENFITPFDREDINYLASGLDDIADYIFSSAKYIFLYKTPEVKEFSEFSLLIHKSCVELQNAIHNLNGFKNPAEVKESCIKINSFENIADDVLSQALVKLFESNDPINIIKVKDVLEYLEIVTDKAEDVANTIENIVIKYA from the coding sequence ATGGGAATAGGTAATATTTTCAAGGCATTTCAGCCAAAAGACAAAGTTTTTTTTGTATTATTTGAAGAGGTTGCAAGTAACCTTGTAAAGATGTCGAAAGAATTTCACGAAGGCCTTATCGACTTCGATCTGAATGATGATACGCTTCTAAAAAAAATGAGTGATTACGAACACAAGATGGACGATCTTACCCATGAGATTTTTGTTCAGCTTGGTGAAAACTTCATTACTCCGTTCGATAGGGAAGATATCAATTACCTGGCTTCCGGGCTGGATGATATTGCAGACTATATTTTTTCATCAGCCAAATATATTTTCCTCTACAAAACTCCTGAGGTCAAAGAATTTTCAGAATTTTCACTGCTGATTCACAAATCTTGTGTGGAACTGCAGAACGCAATCCACAACCTGAACGGATTCAAAAACCCGGCTGAGGTTAAAGAATCATGTATTAAAATCAACTCATTTGAAAATATTGCAGATGATGTGCTGAGCCAGGCTTTGGTAAAACTTTTCGAATCCAATGACCCTATAAATATCATTAAAGTAAAAGACGTATTGGAGTATCTTGAGATCGTGACCGATAAGGCGGAGGATGTGGCCAACACCATCGAAAATATCGTCATCAAATACGCTTAA
- a CDS encoding inorganic phosphate transporter codes for MDFPLLLIIIIGLALIFDFINGFHDAANSIATIVSTKVLTPFQAVVWAALWNFAAFFVAMYIIGEFKIGNTIAKTVNEDFINLEVIFSGLIAAIFWNLLTWWFGIPSSSSHTLIGGFLGAALMHALMLDYNAVATAHPDYNVFQNLGEAFQKLFTQSVVKYEKVIPIFLFIFMAPIIGMIVSVIITLIIVNISKNTNPHKADSQFKKWQLFSSALFSLGHGLNDAQKVMGIIGAAVIYYHVTMIGGNDPYAMMESSERFKYFSTDYIWVPFVSFLAIGLGTMSGGWKIVKTMGTRITKVTPLEGVSAETAGAITLFLTDHLGIPVSTTHTITGSIIGVGLTKRVSAVRWGVTVSLLWAWILTIPVSAIIAAVTYLLVTAFT; via the coding sequence ATGGATTTTCCTCTGTTATTAATCATTATTATTGGGCTTGCGCTTATTTTTGACTTTATCAACGGGTTTCATGATGCGGCGAATTCAATTGCAACCATAGTTTCCACAAAGGTGCTTACACCTTTTCAGGCGGTGGTTTGGGCAGCTTTATGGAATTTTGCGGCATTCTTCGTAGCGATGTATATCATCGGGGAATTTAAAATTGGTAATACCATTGCCAAAACCGTGAATGAAGATTTCATCAACCTCGAAGTGATATTTTCAGGACTTATCGCAGCGATTTTCTGGAACCTTCTTACCTGGTGGTTCGGTATACCTTCATCATCATCACATACATTGATTGGTGGCTTCCTTGGAGCTGCTCTAATGCATGCTTTGATGCTGGATTACAACGCAGTAGCGACTGCTCACCCAGATTATAACGTCTTTCAGAACTTAGGCGAGGCCTTTCAGAAGCTCTTTACCCAAAGTGTCGTAAAATACGAAAAAGTAATTCCGATTTTCCTTTTCATATTTATGGCGCCGATCATCGGGATGATAGTTTCGGTAATTATTACCTTAATTATTGTAAATATTTCTAAAAATACTAACCCTCACAAAGCCGACAGCCAGTTCAAGAAATGGCAGCTGTTTTCATCGGCGCTCTTCAGTTTGGGTCACGGTTTGAATGATGCACAGAAGGTTATGGGTATCATCGGTGCTGCGGTAATCTACTACCACGTAACGATGATTGGTGGCAATGATCCTTACGCGATGATGGAATCATCGGAACGTTTCAAGTATTTCTCCACAGACTATATTTGGGTTCCGTTTGTGTCCTTCCTGGCTATTGGATTGGGGACTATGAGCGGCGGCTGGAAGATTGTAAAGACCATGGGTACCAGGATAACGAAAGTAACACCGCTTGAAGGTGTAAGCGCGGAAACTGCCGGTGCTATTACACTTTTCCTGACCGATCACCTGGGGATCCCGGTTTCTACAACGCACACCATTACCGGTTCCATTATCGGTGTTGGTTTGACTAAAAGGGTTTCCGCAGTTCGCTGGGGAGTTACTGTAAGTTTGCTTTGGGCGTGGATTCTTACCATCCCGGTGAGTGCGATAATCGCTGCGGTTACTTACCTTTTGGTAACAGCTTTCACTTAA